From Romeriopsis navalis LEGE 11480, a single genomic window includes:
- the trpB gene encoding tryptophan synthase subunit beta, whose product MTTTPRPKPSDTQPTDPMALENRPDTLGRYGQFGGKYVPETLMPALFELEAAYRQYSQDPEFQAELDGLLKDYVGRPNPLYFAERLTAHYARPDGSGPQIYLKREDLNHTGAHKINNAIAQALLAKRMGKQRIIAETGAGQHGVATATACARFGLDCIIYMGVHDMERQSLNVFRMKLMGAEVRGVAAGTGTLKDATSEAIRDWVTNVESTHYILGSVAGPHPYPMIVRDFHNIIGRETRRQCEEKWGGLPDILIACVGGGSNAMGLFHEFIQEESIRIIGVEAAGFGVETEKHAATLTKGRVGVLHGAMSYLLQDEDGQVIEPHSISAGLDYPGVGPEHSYLMAEGRAEYYAVTDAQALEAFQRISQLEGIIPALETSHAIAYLETLCPTLEGSPKIVLNCSGRGDKDVLSVSKVLHPDG is encoded by the coding sequence GTGACTACGACACCGCGCCCCAAGCCTTCTGATACTCAACCGACGGACCCAATGGCGCTCGAAAATCGCCCGGATACCTTGGGACGCTATGGTCAATTCGGGGGAAAATATGTCCCCGAAACTTTGATGCCAGCGCTGTTTGAACTTGAAGCTGCTTATCGGCAGTACAGCCAAGATCCAGAATTTCAAGCCGAACTCGATGGTTTGCTCAAAGACTATGTGGGGCGGCCGAATCCACTGTATTTTGCGGAACGTTTGACAGCGCACTATGCCCGACCCGACGGTAGTGGCCCGCAAATTTACCTGAAGCGGGAAGATCTGAACCATACAGGGGCTCACAAAATTAATAATGCGATCGCCCAAGCCCTTTTAGCGAAACGTATGGGTAAACAGCGGATTATTGCCGAAACGGGTGCGGGACAGCATGGTGTGGCTACGGCCACGGCTTGTGCGCGGTTTGGTCTAGATTGCATTATCTATATGGGCGTTCACGATATGGAACGCCAATCACTGAACGTTTTCCGCATGAAACTGATGGGTGCTGAAGTGCGGGGTGTCGCAGCGGGTACCGGTACGCTCAAAGATGCGACATCGGAGGCAATTCGCGACTGGGTGACGAATGTTGAAAGTACTCACTATATTCTGGGGTCGGTTGCTGGGCCGCATCCTTATCCGATGATTGTGCGCGACTTCCACAACATCATCGGCCGCGAGACACGTCGTCAGTGCGAAGAGAAATGGGGTGGCCTGCCCGATATCCTGATCGCCTGTGTGGGCGGTGGCTCGAATGCGATGGGTTTATTCCATGAGTTTATTCAGGAAGAAAGCATTCGTATTATCGGGGTCGAAGCGGCTGGATTTGGTGTTGAGACCGAGAAGCACGCCGCGACGCTGACCAAAGGTCGGGTGGGGGTGCTCCACGGTGCGATGAGCTACTTACTCCAAGATGAAGATGGCCAGGTGATCGAACCGCATTCGATTAGTGCGGGTTTGGATTATCCAGGAGTTGGCCCAGAGCATAGCTACCTGATGGCGGAGGGTCGGGCGGAATATTACGCCGTGACGGATGCTCAGGCCCTAGAAGCGTTTCAGCGAATTAGTCAACTTGAAGGCATTATCCCGGCATTGGAGACTTCCCACGCAATCGCTTATTTGGAGACGCTTTGCCCAACTCTGGAAGGCAGTCCGAAAATTGTACTCAATTGTTCAGGGCGTGGAGACAAAGATGTCTTGAGTGTGTCAAAGGTGCTGCATCCTGACGGTTAA